Proteins encoded in a region of the Paenibacillus sp. E222 genome:
- a CDS encoding helix-turn-helix domain-containing protein, which yields MRLLIVDDEVIIRTGLASVIAWHELGIELLTPAASAEEALTRMAEERPHILMTDIRMTGRTGLELAEEGLHMLPELEVIILSGYDDFSYAQQAIRQGVTDYLLKTSKPEEIIETVLQAKQRITERWAEKSREGQLLRENKQRLFARWIIDGDVESSPCPVFLQSEINVQSEGSSDMDHMQRQILILKAVGWNRSSATLLNFAVQNMLEDVLPGAVAHIHKDRIICVVQLPPDEQDFQFTLGIALTRMEQLLKCTLRAAAGRPCMEVQLLHESYRTASIAYRYHGLLKDRIWQYEDVLHRIGGKTVLQHEEETKLGTLLMDNDSIMLTTWTRELVDELLMDPEVTPESLDACLHAAVNAGQRWLIRTMRAIGRDELERFEPWKPDPDADAGELRDLLFHHLYGLMHTYHSQMGQGRTTHVQKAIAYMESGLAQDISLQHVAGQVHLHPGHLSELFKKETGVTFGDFVTGIRIRRAMDMLVVSPAKVSEVAAISGYEDVKYFSRLFKKHTGKTPSEYREEAVSYKTSGH from the coding sequence ATGAGATTACTGATTGTTGATGATGAAGTGATTATCCGAACAGGGCTCGCCAGTGTAATCGCTTGGCATGAACTGGGGATTGAGCTGCTTACGCCAGCAGCCTCTGCAGAAGAGGCGTTAACACGCATGGCGGAGGAGAGGCCGCATATTCTGATGACTGATATTCGGATGACGGGAAGGACGGGGCTTGAACTGGCAGAGGAAGGTCTGCATATGCTGCCGGAACTCGAGGTCATTATTTTATCGGGATACGATGACTTCTCTTACGCCCAGCAAGCCATTCGTCAAGGTGTCACGGATTATCTGCTTAAGACGAGTAAACCGGAAGAAATTATCGAGACGGTGCTTCAGGCCAAACAACGGATTACCGAACGATGGGCTGAGAAATCAAGAGAAGGGCAGCTGCTGCGCGAGAACAAACAGCGCCTATTCGCTCGATGGATCATTGATGGAGACGTTGAATCTAGCCCTTGTCCTGTATTTCTGCAGTCGGAAATAAATGTGCAATCGGAAGGTTCCTCCGACATGGACCATATGCAGAGACAGATTCTGATCTTGAAAGCTGTGGGATGGAATCGTTCTTCGGCTACTTTACTAAACTTTGCCGTGCAAAATATGCTGGAGGATGTTCTGCCGGGCGCAGTTGCACACATTCATAAGGACCGGATTATCTGTGTTGTTCAGCTGCCGCCGGATGAGCAGGATTTCCAATTTACTTTGGGCATTGCGTTAACCCGGATGGAGCAACTGTTGAAATGTACATTGCGTGCAGCAGCAGGTCGACCCTGTATGGAGGTTCAACTTCTGCATGAGAGCTACCGTACGGCGTCGATTGCATACCGTTACCATGGGTTACTTAAGGACAGGATATGGCAATATGAAGACGTTTTGCACCGCATAGGAGGTAAAACCGTTCTTCAACATGAGGAAGAAACTAAATTGGGGACATTGTTGATGGATAATGACTCGATTATGCTGACCACATGGACACGAGAACTGGTGGATGAACTCCTGATGGACCCCGAAGTAACGCCAGAGTCTTTGGATGCTTGTCTGCATGCTGCGGTGAATGCAGGACAGCGCTGGTTGATTCGCACCATGCGAGCCATTGGAAGGGACGAACTGGAACGATTCGAACCATGGAAGCCAGATCCGGATGCCGATGCTGGTGAACTTCGGGATCTGCTGTTTCATCATTTATATGGGCTGATGCATACCTATCATAGTCAGATGGGACAAGGGCGGACTACGCATGTACAGAAGGCTATTGCTTATATGGAATCCGGTTTGGCACAGGATATTAGCCTGCAGCATGTCGCAGGTCAGGTTCATCTGCATCCGGGTCATCTCAGTGAACTGTTTAAGAAGGAAACGGGCGTCACTTTTGGCGATTTTGTAACAGGTATACGAATTCGGCGCGCGATGGACATGCTGGTGGTTTCTCCTGCAAAAGTAAGTGAAGTGGCTGCCATCAGTGGATATGAGGACGTGAAGTATTTTAGCAGGCTATTCAAAAAACATACGGGCAAGACTCCGAGTGAGTATCGTGAGGAGGCTGTGTCGTACAAGACTTCCGGACATTAA
- a CDS encoding sensor histidine kinase has protein sequence MGRWLTSSLQRKLSIVITASMIVPLLALGLFAFLISSRITEQKTKLSGMDTLKQVEANLRYMLQDVETLSIFLIGERDIQQYLSNDEDDVQERVDILGRMTNLAASKKYIANIAIYPERFDAALSTATWYESSNVSYPPAPRGDAVKAWTGVYPVQNYAGIQNVITLVRPIRSIHDYRPIGWLAISLDEKAISKGWAALGMGMGEGRLELIGPTGEILSSMDKSRLGQSLEKIEPEIHTLIQQEGSGTATYGNGDEKRTLLYYPELLTGWTLTGTVPYDQYKSENGYILILTAVAVTLSAAISAGLVWFTVRRVTKPLRVLTKHLSRMDPDRPLPLFRSESDDEIGKLGESYNLLGAHIERLKEEVIRGEVRKKEADLRALQAQINPHFLYNTLSSIHWIALMSEEKRIAEMVEGLSDFLRISLNQGRDYCPVGQEIAHIRHYVRVQSIRFPDKFAVHYIVDPALEQRMMLKLLLQPLVENAMIHGIQPKAGTGTITILIRQEQERMNVLVLDDGVGMELDRLEHVRSNLVSLDEEEHRDLNHHWTEKEPMKQTSQGGYGLRNVNERLLLHYGAEAQIEVDSRVGGGTRISFSIPILEESS, from the coding sequence GTGGGACGCTGGCTAACATCTTCACTGCAACGGAAGTTGTCCATCGTGATTACGGCTTCCATGATTGTGCCGTTGCTGGCACTGGGGCTGTTCGCCTTTCTGATCTCTTCCCGCATCACAGAGCAAAAAACAAAGCTTTCGGGCATGGACACACTGAAGCAGGTGGAAGCGAATTTGCGCTATATGCTTCAGGATGTCGAGACGTTATCGATTTTTCTGATCGGAGAAAGGGACATTCAGCAGTATTTAAGTAACGATGAGGACGATGTGCAGGAGCGTGTGGATATTCTGGGCAGGATGACCAATCTGGCCGCTTCCAAAAAATATATAGCCAACATTGCCATCTATCCGGAACGTTTCGATGCGGCTCTGTCCACGGCTACATGGTATGAATCATCCAATGTGTCTTATCCTCCTGCTCCGCGTGGTGATGCGGTTAAAGCATGGACTGGCGTATATCCGGTTCAGAATTATGCGGGTATCCAGAATGTAATTACATTGGTTCGACCCATTCGCAGCATTCATGATTATCGGCCTATCGGATGGCTGGCGATCAGTCTAGACGAGAAGGCAATCTCGAAAGGATGGGCGGCGCTGGGAATGGGTATGGGTGAAGGTCGACTGGAACTGATTGGTCCCACTGGAGAGATTTTGTCTTCCATGGACAAATCCCGTCTTGGACAGTCTCTGGAGAAGATTGAGCCTGAAATACATACGCTGATCCAACAAGAGGGAAGCGGAACAGCCACGTATGGCAACGGCGATGAGAAACGTACTTTGCTCTATTATCCGGAACTGTTGACAGGCTGGACGCTGACCGGAACAGTTCCCTACGATCAGTATAAGTCCGAAAACGGTTATATTCTGATCCTCACTGCCGTTGCAGTGACGCTGTCTGCTGCCATCAGTGCAGGACTGGTCTGGTTTACGGTGCGACGAGTCACAAAGCCGCTGCGAGTTCTTACGAAGCATTTGTCCCGAATGGACCCAGATCGACCGCTGCCCCTATTCCGATCGGAAAGTGATGATGAAATCGGCAAGCTGGGAGAGAGTTATAATTTGCTCGGTGCCCATATTGAGAGACTGAAGGAAGAGGTTATCCGCGGTGAAGTCCGCAAGAAGGAAGCTGATCTCAGGGCACTTCAGGCACAGATCAATCCTCATTTTTTGTATAACACCCTTTCATCCATTCACTGGATAGCCTTGATGTCTGAGGAAAAGCGGATTGCAGAGATGGTCGAAGGATTGAGTGATTTTTTGCGCATCAGCTTGAATCAAGGTAGGGATTATTGTCCTGTAGGGCAGGAGATTGCCCATATTCGCCATTATGTTCGTGTACAGTCCATCCGATTTCCCGACAAGTTCGCCGTGCATTATATTGTGGATCCGGCACTTGAACAGCGAATGATGCTGAAATTGCTGCTCCAACCGCTCGTCGAAAATGCCATGATTCACGGAATTCAGCCGAAAGCGGGTACGGGCACAATCACAATCCTGATTCGGCAAGAACAGGAACGAATGAATGTGCTGGTTCTGGATGATGGAGTTGGCATGGAGCTGGACAGACTGGAGCATGTCAGAAGCAACCTTGTGTCATTGGATGAGGAGGAGCACCGTGATTTAAACCACCATTGGACGGAAAAAGAGCCAATGAAGCAAACATCCCAAGGTGGTTACGGGCTCCGCAATGTGAACGAGAGACTATTGCTTCATTATGGAGCTGAAGCGCAGATCGAAGTGGACAGCCGGGTCGGAGGTGGAACCCGGATTTCATTTTCCATTCCAATCTTGGAGGAATCGTCATGA
- a CDS encoding carbohydrate ABC transporter permease, whose protein sequence is MPTPGNTSGHPVRRVRSGIVWTMLTVYGILTLYPFYWLVISAFKTNEDFYSRPFGLPEKWNVDNFSNAWESSKLGTAFGNSLIVSVGSLILTLFIAALASFILARFQFRWKGLIMTFFVVGMLIPIHSTLVPLFILMKQMSLLNTYWALILPYTAFALPTAIFVLTAYLTSIPRDIEEAAFIDGTGLWGLFTRIMLPMSVPALSTVTILSFLHAWNDFSFALVFINKTGLKTLPLAIANFADGYQTDYGLTLAAMTLSVIPTIILYLIFQEQVMKGMTAGAVKG, encoded by the coding sequence ATGCCAACACCAGGGAATACTTCAGGCCATCCGGTTCGCCGAGTCCGTAGTGGAATTGTTTGGACGATGTTGACAGTCTATGGTATTTTAACATTGTATCCATTCTATTGGCTTGTGATCAGTGCATTCAAAACGAATGAAGATTTCTATAGCAGGCCCTTCGGGCTTCCGGAGAAATGGAACGTGGACAATTTCAGCAATGCTTGGGAAAGCTCCAAGCTGGGAACTGCTTTTGGCAATTCCCTGATTGTATCCGTAGGTTCGCTTATCCTAACGCTGTTTATTGCAGCGCTGGCTTCATTTATACTCGCACGTTTCCAGTTTCGCTGGAAAGGGCTGATCATGACCTTCTTCGTTGTAGGCATGCTGATTCCCATTCACAGCACATTGGTTCCGTTATTTATTTTGATGAAACAGATGTCTCTGCTGAATACGTATTGGGCACTGATATTGCCGTATACCGCCTTTGCGCTGCCGACCGCGATATTTGTGCTAACAGCTTATTTGACTAGCATTCCACGTGATATTGAAGAGGCCGCTTTTATTGATGGAACAGGTCTATGGGGGCTGTTCACCCGAATCATGCTTCCCATGTCTGTGCCTGCCTTGTCAACGGTCACTATTCTGAGTTTTCTGCACGCGTGGAATGACTTTTCATTCGCACTCGTGTTTATTAACAAAACAGGTTTGAAAACGTTACCGCTCGCGATTGCCAATTTTGCCGACGGATATCAGACCGATTACGGCCTGACTCTTGCTGCCATGACCTTGTCCGTAATCCCGACCATCATTCTATACCTGATATTTCAGGAACAAGTCATGAAAGGCATGACGGCCGGAGCAGTCAAAGGTTAA